In Pseudomonas campi, the sequence CTGGAAACCTGGGCCGCCCGCGAGAAGGATGGCCAACTGGACTGGCAGAAACTGCTGGCCAGCCAGCCGAGCAAACCCACACCGGCGCCTGCCTCGGCTCCAGCTCCAGCTCCAGCTCCAGCTCCGGCTCCGGCTCCGGCTCCGGCTCCGAACGAGGGTGGCGCAGGCTCCACACCAACCACCTCAGATGACAACGCAAGCGCTGCCGTAGCGGCCGGCGAAACACCCCCGGCAGCGCCAGGCGCAGCCACCGAGCCGGCGCCTGCAGCGCCTGCAACTGCCACCGAGCCGGGGAAACCCTGGCAAGTGATCCTGCGTGACGTGCAGCTGCGCGACTACCAGGTCCACCTGGCCGATCGCGCTCCAGGCCAGGAGGTCAAGGTCGAGCTGGGCCCGCTCAACCTCGACCTCAAGGACTTCGACAGCCTGGGCACCTCGCCTTTTGCCCTCAAACTCGATACCGGCCTGAACCAGAAAGGCCAGCTCAAGGTCGACGGCCAGGTGCAACTGACCCCGACCACGGCCAAACTGCAGGTGGCCACCCGCGATATCGACCTGCGCCTGGCCCAGGCCTACATCACCCCGCTGATGCGCCTGGAGCTGCGCAGCGGCCTGCTCGGCAGCGACCTGGCCGTCGACCTGAAAAGCGTCGAGCCGCTGGCGTTCAGCATCGGCGGACGCGCCGAGGTCAACCAACTACACACCCTCGACACGCTCAAGGAGCGCGACTTCCTCAAGTGGCAGCAGCTGGTGGTGGACGGACTCGACTATCGCCACGGCGAAGGCCTGGCGATCCAGCAGGTCAGCCTGCAGCAGCCCTATACCCGCTTCATCATCAATGAAGACCTGACCACCAACGTCAACGACCTGATCATCGCCCAGCCGGCCGAACCGAATGCCAAGCCAGAACCGGCCGGCGAGCCGATGCCGATCCGCATTGGCGGCATCAGCATCGCGGATGGCTCGGCCAACTTCGCCGACTTCAGCCTGACCCCCAACTTCGCCACGGCCATCCAGCAGCTCAACGGCAAGATCGGCACCCTCGACAACCAGAGCCCGAAAACCGCCAGCGTGGATATCAAGGGCAAGGTCGACAAGTACGCACCGGTCACCATCAAGGGCAAGCTGACGCCGTTCGACCCGATGAACAGCCTGGATATCGCCACCAGCTTCAAGAATGTCGAACTGACCACCCTCACCCCTTACTCCGGCAAGTTCGCCGGCTACCGCATCCGCAAGGGCCGGCTCAACCTCGACCTGCACTACCAGATCGAGAAAGGCCAGCTCAATGCCGAGAACAAGGTGCTGGTGGAGGACCTGCAACTGGGCGAACAGGTCGACAGCAAGGACGCCGTGGACCTGCCGATCCGCCTGGCCGTGGCCCTGCTCAAGGACACCAACGGCAATATCGAGATCGCGCTGCCGGTGCAGGGCAACCTCAACAGCCCGGAATTCAGCGTGATGCCGATCGTCTGGCAGACCCTGCGCAATCTGGTGCTGCGCGCCGCCCAGGCGCCCTTCAAGTTCATCGCCGGCCTGGTCGGCGGCAGCGAGGTCGATCTCAGCCAGGTGCAGTTCACCGCCGGCAGCGATGAGCTGGACGGCGCGGCACAGAAGGCCCTGGACACCCTGGCCGCCGCCCTCAAGGAGCGCCCGGCATTGCGCCTGGAAGTCGAAGGCATGAGCGCCCAGAGCAGCGACGGCCCGCCGCTCGCCGCCGCGCGCCTGGAGCGCGAATACCAGAACACCTGGTACAAAATGCTGCAGCGCCGCGGCGATGCGGTGCCCGCCGAACCGGAGCAGCTGGTGGTCGATGAGGACGACAAGGCGGTGCTGCTGGAAGGCATCTACCGCACCCGTCTCAAGCAGCAGCCACCGGCCGAATGGGCCGAGCTACCGGATGAGGAGCGTGGCGCCAAGCTGAAAGACGCCGTGCTGCAATCCTGGGGGCAAAGCGAGCTGCTCCTGCGCCAGCTGGCCCAGGCCCGCGCCGCCAGCATCAAGGACTATCTGGTGGAGCGCGGCGGCCTGGCCGATCAGCGTATCTACCTGCTCGACGTCAGCAGCAGCGAGGCCCTGGCCGACGGCAAGGTCGCCACCACCCTGCACCTGGGCAGTGAGTAAGACTATGCCACGCCAACTGCTCTGCCTGGCCCTGCTGACACTCTGCAGCGGCCTGGTCCAGGCCGGCAGCATGCGCTGCGGCACGCAACTGGTCAGCGAGGGTGACCGCGCCTTCGAGGTCGAGCGCAAGTGCGGTGAGCCGACCTACCGCGACCTGGTCGGCTACACCCTGGGCAGCTACGACCGGCGCGAGTTCAAGATCGAGGAATGGGTCTACGGGCCGAACAACGGCATGCTCAGCATCCTCACCTTCGAAGGCAATCGCCTGATCCGCATCGAAACCCGTCGCGGCCGCTGACAGCCGACAAAAGCCAGTGTAGGCTGCCGGCCAATAGCCCCCTGCGGTGTGGAACTCTCGATGCGCAACGCCCTGCTGATCGTCCTTGGCCTGCTGTTCGCTGGTGCTGCACAGGCCAGCTCCACCCTGCGCTGCGGCAGCAAACTGATCAGCACCGGCGACCTGGCAGGCGAGGTGCTGGACAAGTGTGGCGAGCCAGTCAGCCGCGACTTCCTCGGTTACCGCGAAGTGGTCGATTACTACGGCTACGCCAGCGAAGTGGCCATCGAGGAGTGGATCTATGGCCCGCGCAACGGCATGCTTTATTTCCTGCGTCTGGAAGGCAATCGCCTGATCAAGATCGACAGCAAACGCGGCGACTGAGCCGCCAACCTCCGCGTTACTCTCCCATGAACAAGGATGCTCTAAATGAAAACTCTCGTTATCGGTGCCCTGCTGGCTGTCTGCAGTTTTTCGGCTTCGGCCTCCATGCGCTGCGACAGCGGTATCGCCAGCGAAGGTGATCGCAGCAGCGAGGTGCGCATGAAGTGCGGTGCCCCGGCCAGCCAGAGCGTGATCGGCTACACCCTCAATGAGCAGGGCGAGCAGGAGTTCAAACAGGAAGAGTGGGTCTACGGCCCGCGCAACGGCATGTACTACTTCCTGATGTTCGAGGCGGAGCGCCTGAAGAGCATCGAGAGCAAGCGCGGCCAGTAAACCCTCGCGACACGGAAGTAAGTCATGCTGATCATCCCGGCCGAACACCCGCTGGACTGGAAACGTCCGCCCGTCATCACCTTGCTGCTGATCCTGCTCAACACCCTGATCTACTTTGGCTACCAGGGTGGCGATCAGGCGCGCGAGGAAACAGCGGTGCGCACCTACCTCGACGGCGGCCTGCTCAATCGCGAGCGGGCACTCTTCACCGAGGACTTCAGCCAGCGCCGGGAACTGGATCGGGACGAACGCGAATACCTCGACGGCATGCGCCGCCAGGACCTGGCGGCGCTGATCCTGCATGACCTGGAGTTCGAGCACGGCCTGCACCAGCGCGCGGAGTATCGCGCGGACAACGCCTGGCAAGCGGCGCGGCAGCAAGCCGAAGCGGCGCGCGACCAGATCAGCAGCATGCGCTTCGGCTTTATCCCGGCCAGGTTCACGGTTGAAGGTCTGTTCGGTGCGATGTTCCTGCATGGCAGCTTCGACCACCTGCTGGGCAACATGCTGTTCCTGTTCATCTTCGGCTTCGCCCTGGAAATCGCCCTGGGCCGCGCCGTCTATCTGGGCCTGTACCTGCTCAGCGGCGTGGCCTCGCACCTGCTCTGGTGGGCGGTGGATCCGGTCTGGGTCAGCGGGGTCGGCGCCTCCGGGGCGATCTCCGGGCTAATGGGCATGTACCTGGGCGTCTACGGCCTGCGCAAGATCAACTTCTTCTACTGGCTCGGCCCGCTGTTCGGCTACTTCAAGGCGCCGGCGCTGTGGATTCTGCCGGTGTGGATGGGCAAGGAGCTCTACGGCCTGCTGCTGGCCGAGGGCAACACCAACTACTACGCCCACCTCGGTGGCCTAGGTGCCGGTTTCCTCGCCGTGTGGCTGCCGCGCCTGGGCGGGCGCCTCAAGGTCGACGAGGCCTACCTGCACAAGGAAGACCCCGACGCGCCATTCAAGCGTGAACTGGCCGCCCTCGACCAACTGCTCAGCCAGTTCGCCCTGGACCAGGCCGCCAGCCGCGGGCCGGACCTACTGGCGCGCTATCCCGGCCGCCCAGCACTGCTGGAACGCCTCTACGCGGTAGCCCGCGGACGCCAGGACAAGGCCCTGCTCAGTGGCGTGCTCAAGCAACTGTTTGCCCTGCCCGAGCACAGTGAGAGTCTGGTCCTGCTACGGAGGATTGCCGATGACAGCGGCGAAATGGAGCAACGCCTGCTGCAGCACCCGGCCGTGCAACTGCACCTGCTGTCACCGCTGATCCGCGCTGGCGAAGGACAGCGCGCCCTAGGCGCCTGGCGCCGCCTGAGCCGCAGCCCACAACTGCCGTCGCAGTTTCCCGCACTGACCCTGCAGCTGGCTCGCCAGCTCGGCCAGCGTCAGGATCTGAGTGGCGTCAGCGAGCTGAGCCGCTTCCTGCGCCAAGCCTTCCCGGAAGCCGAACAGACCCAGCAACTGGCCCTGTACCAGCAACACCTGGCGCGCTGAACGTAGCCCGGATGCAATCCGGGATTGCCCCCCCCCGGATTGCATCCGGGCTACAGGCCCTCAGCTGCGCTCGGCCAAACGCTGGATAGTCGCTTCCAACACAGTGACCTCAGCCAGCAGCGGTGACTGCGGGTAACGCGCGCGGATGAAACCGAGCAGCTTCTGCGCCGGCTCGAGCTGCCCCAGGCCCTCGGCAAAACCACGTGCGGCCAGCAGGTAGGCACGGGCAATGAACGGGTACTCGGGGAAGCGCTGGTGCAGGTTGCGCAACAGGCTGAGCCCTTCGCGGATCTTGTGTCGTTCGATCAGGGCCTGTGCCACCCGCTCACAGACCTGGGCATCGTCCGGCAGGTAATCAGCCTGCAATCGGCGCGCATTGAGCAACGCCGTGGCCGCCAGGGGCGGATTCAGCCGCGCCGCCAACGGCAAGTAATGGGCCAGATGGCGCAGGCAGCGCTCAGTGGCATTCAGGCCATAGAGCAACTGATGGAAACGCTCGTTCAGCTTGAGGTCATTGGGCAGGCGCTCCAAAGCCTGGGTCAGTATTTCCAAGGCCGGGCCGCTCTGACCTTCCTTGAGGCGAATTTCCGCTTCGGCCAGGGCCCGCCGCCGCTGGTACTCCTCGACAGGGAAACCCGCAGTGCTGCCCTCCTCGGCCACGGCAAAACCCAGCGCGCCCTGATACTGGAACACCGCATAGCCCATCATGGCGCACATCACCACGCTGAAATAACCGAACAGCAGGGTGGCAATCGGCATCAGCACCACCCTCGGCAAGCCGTTCGAGAGCATGTAGGTGACCCAGTCCGGCGACTGCCAGAGAATGAACAGGAACACCCAGAGGATCAGGTAGCGCCAGCCCATGGCCTTGATCACCTGGCCGATTTCGTCCGGGTTCAACGCTGCGCCCAGGGTCTTGTCCAGCGCCAGGCGGATGATGCAGGCCGGGATCACCAACTGCACACCTAGACTGACCGCCCAGAACAGAGCCTCACTGTCGAAGTCGGCTGCCAGCCACTGCGCACCGAAGGCGATGAAGAAGATCACCAGCAAACGCCAGAACAGGCCAAAACCTTCGATATCGAAGGCCGTGCGCAACGCGGGCGCATCGCGACCACCCTGGCTGGCCGTCTCGATCACCGTCTGCAGGTATTTGCAGGCCACACAGAACAGCGCCAGCCAGAGCAACTTCCAACCCGGCATGAACAGACTGGCCAGGGCCAACGCCACGGCAAACAGCAAGGGCCCCTGCTGTAAGCCATAGAGGAAGAATTGCGGAATGCGTTCCCAGAAAGGCTGGGCGGTATTCGCGGCCCCGAGAAAGCTCAGCCGCTGGCGGCACAGCGGGCACACCGGCTCCTGCTCAGGGGCATCGGCATTGAGCGGGATGCAGCAATCGCCGTAGTCCCGTTCGCAGGGTGCGCACTGCCAGGTAGCGGGTTGTGCCGGGTGGTAACGGCAGTAGGTGATATCCATCGCCAAACATCCTTGTGGGTACTACGCGAGCCGCCATTGTCCCGGCAAATCGCAGGCAAAAAAAGAGGGCCCGCAAGCGGGCCCTCCTTTTATTACCTGGCTACGGTTTAGACACCGGAAGCCTTGGCTGCAGCAACGTCTTTGATCGACAGCTTGATACGGCCGCGGTTGTCCACGTCCAGTACCAGTACTTCAACTTCCTGACCTTCTTTCAGAATGTCGGTCACTTTCTCAACGCGAGCGTCGCTCAGCATGGAGATGTGCACCAGACCGTCCTTGCCCGGCAGGATGTTGACGAAGGCGCCGAAGTCGACGATGCGCTCGACCTTGCCGACGTAGATCTTGCCGATCTCGGCTTCCGCGGTGATACCCAGTACGCGCTGACGCGCGGCCTCGGCCGCTTCCTTGGTTTCGCCGAAGATCTTGATCGAGCCGTCGTCTTCGATGTCGATCGAGGCCTTGGTCTCTTCGCAGATACCACGGATGGTCGCGCCACCCTTGCCGATGACGTCGCGGATTTTGTCCTGGTCGATCTTCATCGCGATCATGGTCGGGGCGTTAGCCGACAGCTCGCTACGCGACTGGGCAATGACCTGGTTCATCTGGCCGAGAATGTTCAGGCGCGCTTCCAGGGCCTGGCCCAGAGCAATTTCCATGATTTCTTCGGTGATGCCCTGGATCTTGATGTCCATCTGCAGTGCGGTGACGCCATTGGCGGTACCGGCAACCTTGAAGTCCATGTCGCCCAGGTGATCTTCGTCGCCGAGGATGTCGGTCAGAACGGCGAACTTCTCGCCTTCCTTGACCAGACCCATGGCGATACCGGCAACCGGGGCCTTCATCGGCACACCGGCGTCCATCAGGGCCAGGGAAGCGCCGCACACGGAAGCCATCGAGGACGAACCGTTGGATTCGGTGATTTCCGAGACCACGCGGATGGTGTACGGGAACACGTCGGCGGCCGGCAGCATGGCCTGGACCGAACGGCGGGCCAGACGGCCGTGACCGATTTCGCGGCGGCCGGTGGCGCCCATGCGGCCACACTCACCGACCGAGTACGGCGGGAAGTTGTAGTGCAGCATGAAGGGGTCTTTGCGCTCGCCTTCGAGGGTGTCGAGCAGCTGTGCGTCGCGGGCGGTACCGAGGGTGGCAACGACCAGGGCCTGGGTTTCGCCACGGGTGAACAGGGCCGAACCGTGGGTCTTGTCCAGTACACCGACTTCGATGTTCAGGCCACGCACGGTGCGGGTGTCACGGCCGTCGATACGCGGCTTGCCGTTGACGATGTTCTCGCGCACGGTGCGGTATTCGATTTCGCCGAAAGCGTCTTTGACTTCACCGGCGGATGGCTGACCTTCCTCACCGGAGAACTTGGCCACCACCTGATCTTTCAGCTCGCCCAGACGCGCGTAGCGGTCCTGCTTGATGATGATGGTGTAGGCCTGGGAGATCGCTTCACCGAACTCGCTGCGAATGGCATTGAGCAGAGCGGTGTTTTCCGCTTTCGGCTGCCAGTCCCAGGTCGGCTTGGCGGCTTCGGCAGCCAGCTCGGTAACGGCCTGGATCACGGCCTGGAATTCGTCGTGGGCGAACAGCACGGCGCCCAGCATCTGGTCTTCGGTCAGCTCTTTGGCTTCCGATTCAACCATCAGCACGGCGTCTTTGGTACCGGCTACGACCATGTCCAGGCTGGAGGCCTTGAGCTGCTCGTAGGTCGGGTTCAGCAGGTAGCCGGTTTCCGGGTGGAAGGCGACGCGCGCGGCACCGATCGGGCCGTTGAACGGGATGCCGGAGATGGCCAGGGCAGCCGAGGTACCGATCATCGCTGCGATGTCCGGATCGGTCTTCTTGCTGGTGGAAACCACGGTGCAGATGACCTGCACTTCGTTCTGGAAACCTTCCGGGAACAGCGGACGGATCGGACGGTCGATCAGGCGCGAGGTCAGGGTTTCTTTTTCCGAAGGACGCGCTTCACGCTTGAAGAAACCACCGGGGATCTTGCCCGCAGCGTAGGTTTTTTCCTGGTAGTGCACGGAGAGCGGGAAGAAGCCTTTGCTTGGGTCGGCAGTCTTGGCGCCGGTTACGGCGACCAGTACGGTGACGTCGTCGTCAACGGTGACCAGCACGGCGCCGGAGGCTTGACGGGCGATACGGCCAGTCTCGAGGGTTACGGTCGATTGACCGAACTGGAACTTCTTGATTACCGGGTTCACGGTGTTTTCCTTCTCTTGTTGCCTTGGGGGAACGGGTGGCACGAGGGATTACCCCTCTGAAAGTCTGTTCAGAATCCGGCTCGGTGAAGCGGATTGTGGACAGGCTCTAAATCCTTGTTGCAGAAAGCCAGAAGCTGGAAGCCCCAAGCCCCGGTCGGTTGAACCGACTGCGACTTTTGACTTCCAGCTTCTCACTTCAGGTGTACGTCTTAACGACGCAGACCCAGGCGACCGATAAGGGCGCTGTAACGCGAGGCATCTTTGCCCTTCAGGTAATCCAGCAGCTTACGACGCTGGTTAACCATACGGATCAGGCCACGACGGGAGTGGTGGTCTTTGCCGTTGGCCTTGAAGTGGCCTTGCAGCTTGTTGATGTTGAAAGTCAACAGAGCAACCTGCACTTCCGGCGAACCGGTGTCGCCTTCAGCTTGCTTGTAGTCGGTTACGATTTGGGCTTTTTCTTCAACGCTCAGTGCCATGGTAATGGGCTCCTAGAGTGAACAGGCCAGGGACTATTCCCTGTATTTAAAAGTGAGGGGTGACCGTGCCTGTTGACAGCCATCCTCGTACGCCAGCGGGTAACCCGCTAACGCCTGCATGCGGATAAATTCGCCTGCGCTTGCAGACGAATAAATCCGCCTGTGTCTCACCGCCCGCGAACGAATCCGCTGACGGTTTCGGTCATTCCGACCGAATCAGTCGACGCGGCGCAATGCGCCCGTCTTCGCTCACTTCACCGATACCGATGAAGCGGCCATTGTGATCTTGCACCCGCACCATGCCGAACTTCGGCGCTTCCGGTGCGCGTACCGGCTGCCCATGCAGCCAGTAGTAGGCGCTGTGCTCGCTGAACTGCAGCAGTGGCCAGTGTTGCAGGCCACTATCGGACGGCAGCAGGAAGCGGTCCACGGCCTCGTTGCCACCTTCGGCATGGGCCCGTTCCAGCTCTTCCAGGGTTACCGTCTGCGCCAGGCTGAACGGACCGGCCTGAGTACGCCGCAATTCGGCAACATGAGCACCGCAACCGAGCAACTGGCCGATATCCTCGACCAGGGTACGAATATAGGTGCCTTTGCTGCAGGCCACGCTCAAGCGCAGGTGCGACTGTTCGAGGCTGAGTAATTCCAGGCGCGCAATAGTAACAGAACGCGCCTCACGCTCCACTACTTCACCGGCTCGCGCCAGCTTGTACAACGGCTGGCCATCCTTCTTCAGGGCCGAGTACATCGGTGGTATCTGGCTGATTTCACCGCGAAAACGCGGCAGCAGCACTTCCACATCGTCCCGACCGACGGTCACCTCACGGCGCTCCAACACATCACCCTCGGCATCGCCGGTGGTGGTGGTCACGCCGAGCTGGGCCAGGGTCTCGTAACCCTTGTCGGCATCCAGAAGATACTGGGAGAACTTGGTCGCCTCACCGAAACACAGCGGCAGCACGCCGGTGGCCAACGGGTCGAGGCTGCCGGTGTGGCCGGCCTTCTCGGCATTCAGCAGCCAGCGCACCTTTTGCAGCGCGGCGTTGGAGCTGAAGCCGTGCGGCTTGTCGAGCAGGATGATGCCACTGACATTGCGGCGGATACGTTTGACCTGAGCCACGTCAATCGTCCTGATGCTTGCTGTCTTCGGCAACGGCACGCTCGATCAACGAGGACAGGTGCACACCGCGGGAGATGCTTTCGTCATAGTGGAAATGCAGCTGCGGCACGCTGCGCAGTTTCATCGCCTTGCCCAGCAGCATGCGCAGGTAACCGGCGGCGTCATTCAGGACGCGCACGTTCTGCTTGATCTTATCCAGGTCGTTCTCGCCCATCACGGTGATGAACACCTTGGCGTGACCGACATCGCGGCTGACTTCCACGGCGGTGACGGTGACGAAACCCAGGCGCGGGTCCTTGACCTCACGCGGAATCATCTGCGCCAGCTCGCGCTGGATCTGGTCGCCGATACGCTGGGTACGGCTGTATATCTTGGCCATTTTCCTTACCTCTCCCGCCGGCACTGCCAGCGGGTACAAAAGCGGCAAACGCCCGGCCGCGCTATGCGGGGCCGGGCGTTGCGTATTGCAGCTCGCGCGTTACAGCGTACGAGCCACCTGGACCTTCTCGAACACTTCGATCTTGTCGCCGACCTTAACGTCGTTGTAGCTCTTCACCGCGATACCGCACTCCATGCCGTTACGCACTTCGGACATGTCGTCCTTGAAGCGGCGCAGGGATTCCAGCTCGCCTTCGAAGATCACCACGTCTTCGCGCAGGACGCGAATCGGACGGTTACGGTGCACAACACCTTCGACCACCATACAACCGGCGACCGCGCCAAACTTCGGCGAACGGAACACGTCACGTACTTCGGCGATACCCAGGATGTTCTCGCGAACATCGCTGCCGAGCATGCCGGTCAGGGCTTTCTTGACGTCTTCGATGATGTCGTAGATCACGTTGTAGTAACGCATGTCCAGGCCTTCGGCCTCGACGATCTTGCGCGCACCGGCGTCGGCACGCACGTTGAAGCCGAACAGCACCGCGTTGGAGGCCAGCGCCAGGTTGGCATCGGATTCGGTGATGCCACCGACGCCGCCACCGACCACACGCACTTGCACTTCGTCGTTGCCCAGGCCGCTGAGCGAACCCTGCAGCGCTTCCAGCGAACCACGGACGTCGGACTTGAGGACGATGTTGAGCGTCTTCTTCTCTGCCTGGCCCATGTTCTCGAAGATGTTTTCCAGCTTGCCGGCATGTGCGCGAGCCAGTTTGACTTCGCGGAACTTGCCTTGACGGAACAGGGCCACTTCACGGGCCTTCTTCTCGTCGGCGACCACGGTCATGTCGTCACCCGCATCCGGGGTGCCGTCCAGGCCGAGGATCTCGACTGGAATCGACGGACCGGCTTCCTTGATCGGCTTACCGTTCTCGTCGAGCATGGCACGCACGCGGCCATAGTTGACGCCGACCAGGACCATATCGCCCTGACGCAGGGTACCGTCCTGTACCAGCACGGTGGCTACCGAGCCACGGCCCTTGTCCAGGCGGGACTCGACCACAACGCCGCGACCCGGAGCCGACGGAGTAGCTTTGAGTTCCAGAACTTCGGCTTGCAGCAGTACGGCTTCGAGCAGTTCGTCGACACCGGTACCCATTTTCGCCGAGACATTCACGAACGGCGTGTCGCCGCCCCACTCTTCCGGAATCACATCCAGCGCGGCCAGGCCGTTCTTGATGTTGTCCAGGTTGGCGCCCGGCTTGTCGATCTTGTTCACTGCAACCACGATCGGTACACCGGCCGCTTTCGCATGCTGCACGGCTTCCTGGGTCTGCGGCATCACGCCGTCGTCCGCAGCCACCACGAGGATGACGATGTCGGTCGCCTTGGCACCACGAGCACGCATCTGGGTGAACGCAGCGTGACCCGGGGTATCGAGGAAGGTGACCATGCCACGGTCGGTTTCGACGTGGTAGGCACCGATGTGCTGGGTGATGCCACCGGCTTCACCGGCTGCCACCTTGGCACGACGGATATAGTCGAGCAGCGAAGTCTTACCGTGGTCGACGTGGCCCATTACGGTCACG encodes:
- the infB gene encoding translation initiation factor IF-2: MTQVTVKELAQVVDTPVERLLQQMREAGLPHTSAEQVVTDNEKQALLAHLKSSHGEKLEEPRKITLQRKTTTTLKVAGSKTISVEVRKKKTYVKRSPDEIEAEKQRELEEQRVAQEATRLKTEQEAARRAEEEARKQPAAAGAVADAVAAPAAAPVIAPVEAAAAIDLAAAERKKEEQRRPEKARSDDADRRGGDRKTTQHRPTVKEKAPAPRVAPRTVDEETDGFRRGGRGKGKLKKRNQHGFQSPTGPIVRDVNIGETITVADLAAQMAVKGAEIVKFMFKLGTPVTINQVLDQETAQLIAEEFGHKVKLVSDNVLEEQLAESLKFEGETFHRAPVVTVMGHVDHGKTSLLDYIRRAKVAAGEAGGITQHIGAYHVETDRGMVTFLDTPGHAAFTQMRARGAKATDIVILVVAADDGVMPQTQEAVQHAKAAGVPIVVAVNKIDKPGANLDNIKNGLAALDVIPEEWGGDTPFVNVSAKMGTGVDELLEAVLLQAEVLELKATPSAPGRGVVVESRLDKGRGSVATVLVQDGTLRQGDMVLVGVNYGRVRAMLDENGKPIKEAGPSIPVEILGLDGTPDAGDDMTVVADEKKAREVALFRQGKFREVKLARAHAGKLENIFENMGQAEKKTLNIVLKSDVRGSLEALQGSLSGLGNDEVQVRVVGGGVGGITESDANLALASNAVLFGFNVRADAGARKIVEAEGLDMRYYNVIYDIIEDVKKALTGMLGSDVRENILGIAEVRDVFRSPKFGAVAGCMVVEGVVHRNRPIRVLREDVVIFEGELESLRRFKDDMSEVRNGMECGIAVKSYNDVKVGDKIEVFEKVQVARTL